A genome region from Nicotiana tabacum cultivar K326 chromosome 13, ASM71507v2, whole genome shotgun sequence includes the following:
- the LOC107800004 gene encoding superoxide dismutase [Fe], chloroplastic isoform X2, producing the protein MMMAATTASANSLTSAFLPRLGFHGSSHKSLQLRTQKFARKAGSGTITAKFELQSPPYPMDALEPHMSSRTFEFHWGKHHRAYVDNLNKQIDGTELDGKTLEDIILVTYNKGAPLPAFNNAAQAWNHQFFWESMKPNGGGEPSGELLELINRDFGSYDAFVKEFKAAAATQFGSGWAWLAYKPEEKKLALVKTPNAENPLVLGYTPLLTIDVWEHAYYLDFQNRRPDYISIFMEKLVSWEAVSSRLKAATA; encoded by the exons ATGATGATGGCCGCTACTACTGCTTCTGCTAATTCACTGACCTCTGCTTTTCTTCCCCGCCTAG GATTTCATGGGTCATCTCACAAGAGCCTACAATTGAGAACCCAAAAG TTTGCAAGAAAAGCTGGTTCTGGCACAATAACAGCTAAATTTGAACTCCAGTCTCCTCCTTATCCTATG GATGCTTTGGAGCCTCACATGAGTAGTCGAACGTTTGAATTCCACTGGGGGAAGCATCACAGAGCTTATGTCGACAACTTAAACAAGCAAATAGACGGAACAGAACTAGATGGAAAGACACTAGAAGACATAATACTTGTTACATATAATAAAGGTGCTCCCCTCCCAGCATTCAACAATGCAGCTCAG GCCTGGAATCATCAGTTTTTCTGGGAATCAATGAAGCCCAACGGAGGAGGAGAGCCATCTGGTGAATTATTAGAACTAATCAACAGAGACTTTGGTTCCTATGATgcatttgttaaagaatttaagGCAGCTGCGGCAACACAATTTGGCTCCGGTTGGGCCTGGCTTGCAT ACAAACCTGAAGAGAAAAAGCTTGCCTTGGTGAAAACTCCTAACGCTGAAAATCCTCTTGTTTTGGGTTACACA CCGCTCCTCACCATAGACGTTTGGGAG CATGCCTACTATCTGGACTTTCAG AACCGGCGGCCTGACTACATATCCATCTTTATGGAGAAGCTCGTGTCATGGGAAGCAGTCAGTTCTAGGCTTAAAGCAGCAACAGCTTGA
- the LOC107800004 gene encoding superoxide dismutase [Fe], chloroplastic isoform X1 — protein sequence MMMAATTASANSLTSAFLPRLGFHGSSHKSLQLRTQKKQFARKAGSGTITAKFELQSPPYPMDALEPHMSSRTFEFHWGKHHRAYVDNLNKQIDGTELDGKTLEDIILVTYNKGAPLPAFNNAAQAWNHQFFWESMKPNGGGEPSGELLELINRDFGSYDAFVKEFKAAAATQFGSGWAWLAYKPEEKKLALVKTPNAENPLVLGYTPLLTIDVWEHAYYLDFQNRRPDYISIFMEKLVSWEAVSSRLKAATA from the exons ATGATGATGGCCGCTACTACTGCTTCTGCTAATTCACTGACCTCTGCTTTTCTTCCCCGCCTAG GATTTCATGGGTCATCTCACAAGAGCCTACAATTGAGAACCCAAAAG AAACAGTTTGCAAGAAAAGCTGGTTCTGGCACAATAACAGCTAAATTTGAACTCCAGTCTCCTCCTTATCCTATG GATGCTTTGGAGCCTCACATGAGTAGTCGAACGTTTGAATTCCACTGGGGGAAGCATCACAGAGCTTATGTCGACAACTTAAACAAGCAAATAGACGGAACAGAACTAGATGGAAAGACACTAGAAGACATAATACTTGTTACATATAATAAAGGTGCTCCCCTCCCAGCATTCAACAATGCAGCTCAG GCCTGGAATCATCAGTTTTTCTGGGAATCAATGAAGCCCAACGGAGGAGGAGAGCCATCTGGTGAATTATTAGAACTAATCAACAGAGACTTTGGTTCCTATGATgcatttgttaaagaatttaagGCAGCTGCGGCAACACAATTTGGCTCCGGTTGGGCCTGGCTTGCAT ACAAACCTGAAGAGAAAAAGCTTGCCTTGGTGAAAACTCCTAACGCTGAAAATCCTCTTGTTTTGGGTTACACA CCGCTCCTCACCATAGACGTTTGGGAG CATGCCTACTATCTGGACTTTCAG AACCGGCGGCCTGACTACATATCCATCTTTATGGAGAAGCTCGTGTCATGGGAAGCAGTCAGTTCTAGGCTTAAAGCAGCAACAGCTTGA